In Pengzhenrongella sicca, a single genomic region encodes these proteins:
- a CDS encoding ABC transporter ATP-binding protein: MTSTPTTPSTRPGTAAADATRPGTTPAGTPTRDATLPGAEAPPLLADGLTLAYDKLVVAQDLTVAIPRGSFTVIIGPNGCGKSTLLRALARTLTPRAGRVLLDGEPMARLRTRDVARRLALLPQSPIAPESITVGDLVARGRYPHQGLLRRWSAADSTAVADAMAATEVTDLRDRHVAELSGGQRQRAWLAMALAQDTDLLLLDEPTTFLDIAHQYEVMDLLARQHERGRTLVAVLHDLNQAARYASHVIAMRAGRVVAHGAPADVVTHELVRDVFGLECRVLPDPETGTPMVVPTRRARPDGSPRSTP, from the coding sequence ATGACCTCCACGCCGACGACGCCCTCGACCCGCCCGGGCACGGCGGCCGCGGACGCGACTCGCCCGGGCACGACGCCTGCCGGCACGCCGACCCGGGACGCGACGCTCCCGGGCGCCGAGGCGCCGCCGCTGCTCGCGGACGGCCTGACCCTCGCCTACGACAAGCTGGTCGTCGCGCAGGACCTCACCGTCGCGATCCCCCGCGGCTCGTTCACCGTGATCATCGGCCCGAACGGGTGCGGCAAGTCGACCCTGCTGCGCGCGCTCGCGCGCACCCTGACGCCCCGCGCGGGTCGGGTGCTGCTCGACGGCGAGCCCATGGCCCGGCTGCGGACCCGCGACGTCGCCCGCCGGCTGGCGCTGCTGCCGCAGAGCCCGATCGCGCCCGAGTCGATCACGGTGGGCGACCTCGTGGCGCGCGGCCGGTACCCGCACCAGGGCCTGCTGCGGCGGTGGTCGGCCGCCGACAGCACGGCCGTCGCCGACGCGATGGCCGCGACGGAGGTGACCGACCTGCGCGACCGCCACGTCGCCGAGCTCTCGGGCGGCCAGCGCCAGCGCGCCTGGCTGGCGATGGCCCTGGCCCAGGACACCGACCTGCTGCTGCTCGACGAGCCGACGACGTTCCTCGACATCGCCCACCAGTACGAGGTGATGGACCTGCTCGCCCGCCAGCACGAGCGCGGCCGGACCTTGGTCGCGGTGCTGCACGACCTCAACCAGGCCGCCCGCTACGCCTCGCACGTGATCGCGATGCGCGCGGGCCGCGTCGTCGCCCACGGCGCCCCGGCTGACGTCGTCACGCACGAGCTGGTGCGCGACGTGTTCGGCCTGGAGTGCCGGGTGCTGCCCGACCCGGAGACGGGCACGCCGATGGTCGTCCCGACCCGGCGCGCCCGTCCGGACGGCAGTCCTCGCTCGACTCCGTGA
- a CDS encoding FecCD family ABC transporter permease yields the protein MSATATIRASAPAPAPGPAPGSPAGLNRRAVVVCLLLAVVTVVLGVVTITAGELGIALGDLPAVLAGNGTRAQEWVLLSNRLPRLLVAVGAGAAFAVSGSIFQSVTRNPLGSPDVIGLGAGAAAGAAAATLVAPDVVPVPIGALIGGLAAAAAVLLGAGRGFRAPYRMVVVGIAVGAMALAFVQLVLARTTQQEALQLAAWLNGSLQSRQWSDVATVAVSLLVLLPAALALTRRLQILEMGDDAATGLGVAPSLTRNLAIVVGVALTAAAVTVSGPIAFVALTGPQIARRLTGSSGPGMVAAACTGATVLVAADLLAQHGWWGTQYPVGVLTAGLGGIYLAFLLVHETRRGTA from the coding sequence GTGAGCGCGACCGCCACCATCCGGGCGAGCGCTCCGGCGCCCGCTCCCGGCCCCGCGCCCGGGAGCCCGGCCGGGCTGAACCGGCGCGCCGTCGTCGTGTGCCTGCTGCTCGCGGTCGTGACCGTCGTGCTCGGCGTGGTCACGATCACCGCGGGCGAGCTCGGCATCGCGCTGGGCGACCTGCCCGCCGTCCTGGCCGGGAACGGGACGCGCGCGCAGGAGTGGGTGCTGCTCAGCAACCGGCTCCCCCGGCTGCTCGTCGCGGTGGGCGCGGGCGCGGCCTTCGCGGTGTCGGGGTCGATCTTCCAGAGCGTGACGCGCAACCCGCTCGGCAGCCCCGACGTGATCGGCCTCGGCGCCGGCGCGGCCGCGGGCGCCGCCGCGGCGACGCTCGTGGCGCCCGACGTCGTGCCGGTGCCGATCGGCGCCCTGATCGGCGGCCTCGCGGCGGCCGCGGCGGTGCTCCTGGGCGCCGGGCGCGGCTTCCGCGCGCCGTACCGGATGGTCGTCGTCGGCATCGCGGTCGGGGCCATGGCCCTGGCGTTCGTGCAGCTCGTGCTGGCCCGAACCACCCAGCAGGAGGCGCTGCAGCTCGCGGCCTGGCTCAACGGCAGCCTGCAGTCGCGGCAGTGGTCCGACGTCGCGACCGTCGCCGTCTCGCTCCTGGTGCTGCTGCCCGCCGCCCTCGCGCTGACCCGGCGGCTGCAGATCCTCGAGATGGGGGACGACGCCGCGACGGGGCTCGGCGTCGCACCCTCGCTCACGCGGAACCTCGCGATCGTCGTGGGGGTGGCGCTGACCGCGGCCGCCGTCACGGTCTCCGGCCCGATAGCCTTCGTCGCGCTGACCGGGCCGCAGATCGCCCGCCGGCTCACGGGCTCGAGCGGCCCCGGGATGGTCGCCGCGGCGTGCACGGGCGCGACGGTGCTCGTCGCCGCGGACCTGCTCGCGCAGCACGGCTGGTGGGGCACGCAATACCCGGTCGGGGTGCTCACGGCCGGCCTCGGCGGGATCTACCTCGCGTTCCTGCTGGTGCACGAGACACGAAGGGGAACCGCATGA
- a CDS encoding FecCD family ABC transporter permease has product MLAAGLSVAVGSKTVPLGEVWSAWLHPDDSYASAVVASRLARTQLGLLAGAALAVAGAVIQGLTRNPLGDPGILGVNAGASASVVLVTAGLGATAGRSVWAAIPGALVAAAVVYLIGSGGPRGRATPVRLVLAGAAISAVLAALVQAVALAQPDVFNSYRFWVVGSLAGRPEGTVGRVLPFVAVGLVFALLLPRSLNALALGDESATALGLRTGRTRALGAASATLLAASAVAAVGPVGFVGLAVPHVVRSFAGSDHRWLLPYCALLGPVLLLGSDVLGRVVARPGEIMVGVVTAFVGAPFLIAAVRQGRAGL; this is encoded by the coding sequence GTGCTCGCCGCCGGGCTCAGCGTCGCGGTCGGCTCGAAGACCGTCCCGCTCGGCGAGGTCTGGTCGGCATGGCTGCACCCGGACGACTCGTACGCCTCCGCCGTCGTCGCCTCCCGGCTCGCGCGGACCCAGCTGGGCCTGCTCGCCGGCGCCGCGCTCGCCGTCGCCGGCGCCGTCATCCAGGGTCTGACCCGCAACCCGCTCGGCGACCCCGGGATCCTCGGCGTGAACGCCGGGGCCTCCGCCTCGGTCGTGCTCGTCACAGCCGGGCTCGGCGCGACGGCGGGCCGGTCGGTCTGGGCGGCGATCCCGGGCGCACTGGTGGCGGCGGCGGTCGTCTACCTGATCGGCTCGGGCGGCCCGCGGGGCCGCGCCACGCCGGTGCGCCTGGTCCTCGCGGGGGCCGCGATCTCGGCGGTGCTCGCCGCGCTGGTCCAGGCTGTCGCGCTGGCCCAGCCCGACGTGTTCAACAGCTACCGGTTCTGGGTCGTGGGGTCGCTGGCCGGGCGCCCCGAGGGCACGGTTGGCCGGGTCCTGCCGTTCGTCGCCGTCGGCCTGGTGTTCGCCCTGCTGCTGCCCCGCAGCCTGAACGCGCTGGCGCTCGGCGACGAGAGCGCCACCGCGCTCGGGCTGCGCACGGGCCGCACCCGCGCCCTCGGCGCCGCGTCCGCGACCCTGCTCGCGGCGTCGGCCGTCGCCGCGGTCGGCCCGGTGGGCTTCGTTGGGCTCGCCGTGCCGCACGTCGTCCGGTCCTTCGCGGGCTCCGACCACCGGTGGCTGCTGCCCTACTGCGCGCTGCTCGGCCCGGTGCTGCTGCTCGGCTCCGACGTGCTCGGGCGCGTGGTAGCCCGCCCCGGCGAGATCATGGTCGGCGTGGTGACGGCGTTCGTCGGCGCGCCGTTCCTGATCGCCGCCGTGCGGCAGGGACGGGCCGGGCTGTGA
- a CDS encoding iron-siderophore ABC transporter substrate-binding protein yields MHQRTFMPPSVARRRLTALTAVGAVALTLTACASTDDDASASSSGDASEASSAFPVTITSTLGEATIEAKPERVVAIGWGAADIALALGTVPVGIEADTWGGDADGYQPWFRAAVEEQGAELPATIVAYPEIDVEKIIGLDPDLIIATQSGIDQATFDQLSAYAPVVAHPGEAWATSSADQVSIAAQALGVPAKGDELIAATQDAYAAVAAEHPEFAGTTFAYVYGGDQPGALGVYMPGDTRVALLTDLGLELAPSVADLEPDPGSFYSTLGLENADALDDVDVLFTWFNDTDEQAATEAQPLWQQISAFSSGAYLPMIDRQLGMAVSVASPLSIPWALDTYVPQIAAVVAKAS; encoded by the coding sequence GTGCACCAGCGCACGTTCATGCCCCCCTCGGTCGCCCGTCGGCGCCTCACTGCCCTGACCGCCGTCGGTGCGGTCGCCCTGACGCTCACCGCGTGCGCCTCGACCGACGACGACGCGTCGGCGAGCTCGTCCGGCGACGCGAGCGAGGCGTCGTCCGCCTTCCCCGTGACCATCACGTCGACGCTCGGCGAGGCCACGATCGAGGCGAAGCCGGAGCGCGTCGTCGCGATCGGCTGGGGCGCGGCCGACATCGCGCTCGCGCTCGGCACGGTGCCGGTCGGCATCGAGGCGGACACGTGGGGCGGCGACGCCGACGGGTACCAGCCGTGGTTCCGCGCGGCCGTGGAGGAGCAGGGCGCCGAGCTGCCGGCGACGATCGTCGCGTACCCCGAGATCGACGTCGAGAAGATCATCGGGCTCGACCCCGACCTGATCATCGCGACGCAGTCGGGCATCGACCAGGCGACGTTCGACCAGCTCTCCGCGTACGCGCCGGTCGTGGCGCACCCGGGCGAGGCCTGGGCGACGTCGTCGGCCGACCAGGTGTCCATCGCCGCGCAGGCGCTCGGGGTGCCCGCGAAGGGCGACGAGCTGATCGCCGCCACGCAGGACGCCTACGCCGCGGTCGCGGCCGAGCACCCGGAGTTCGCCGGCACGACGTTCGCGTACGTGTACGGCGGCGACCAGCCGGGCGCGCTCGGGGTCTACATGCCGGGCGACACCCGCGTCGCGCTGCTGACCGACCTGGGCCTGGAGCTCGCGCCGTCGGTCGCCGATCTCGAGCCGGATCCCGGCTCCTTCTACTCGACGCTCGGGCTGGAGAACGCCGACGCGCTCGACGACGTTGACGTGCTGTTCACGTGGTTCAACGACACGGACGAGCAGGCGGCCACCGAGGCCCAGCCGCTGTGGCAGCAGATCTCGGCGTTCAGCTCGGGCGCCTATCTGCCGATGATCGACCGGCAGCTCGGCATGGCCGTCTCGGTGGCCTCCCCCCTGAGCATCCCGTGGGCGCTCGACACGTACGTCCCGCAGATCGCCGCGGTCGTCGCGAAGGCCTCCTGA
- a CDS encoding ArsR/SmtB family transcription factor, with the protein MNADTEGSEAGPDEPFVELAVEVFAMLADATRVRIILALRDGELAVNRLAEIVDKSPAAVSQHLAKLRLGRIVATRHEGTRVFYRLENEHARQLVTDAIEQAEHSLGTVPRHHRAEGDAGGTR; encoded by the coding sequence ATGAATGCAGATACCGAGGGTAGTGAGGCCGGACCGGACGAGCCGTTCGTCGAGCTGGCCGTCGAGGTCTTCGCGATGCTGGCGGACGCGACCCGCGTGCGGATCATCCTGGCCCTGCGCGACGGGGAGCTGGCGGTGAACCGGCTCGCCGAGATCGTCGACAAGTCCCCGGCCGCGGTCTCGCAGCACCTCGCGAAGCTGCGCCTCGGCCGGATCGTCGCGACGCGCCACGAGGGGACGCGGGTGTTCTACCGGCTGGAGAACGAGCACGCGCGCCAGCTCGTGACCGACGCGATCGAGCAGGCCGAGCACTCCCTGGGTACGGTCCCGCGGCACCACCGGGCCGAGGGCGACGCCGGCGGAACCCGGTGA
- a CDS encoding cation diffusion facilitator family transporter: MPHSHDAADSIDDALAASSLGVRALKISLFVLLGTTVLQLLVVLVSGSVALLADTIHNFADALTAVPLWIAFVLGRRSPDRRYTFGYGRAEDLAGLFIVAVVALSAIVAVWQSVERLVHPQPLHNLGWVAVAGVIGFAGNEAVAVYRIRTGRRIGSAALVADGVHARLDGFTSLAVVVGALGVHLGVPLADPLVGIVIAAAILVMLRGTVASIGRRLMDGIEPELVERAETALARTPGVLGVSRVQLRWVGHRLQGTATVVVADTSLSVAQEIAHDAEHRLAHALPNLDAMAIRTATTAAALAPHAPHAH; this comes from the coding sequence ATGCCCCACAGCCACGACGCCGCGGATTCGATTGACGACGCCTTGGCGGCGAGCTCCCTGGGCGTGCGCGCCCTCAAGATCAGCCTGTTCGTGCTGCTGGGCACCACGGTCCTGCAGCTCCTCGTGGTGCTGGTCAGCGGATCGGTGGCGCTGCTCGCCGACACGATCCACAACTTCGCCGACGCGCTCACGGCCGTGCCGCTGTGGATCGCGTTCGTCCTGGGGCGCCGCTCGCCCGATCGCCGCTACACGTTCGGCTACGGCCGCGCCGAGGACCTCGCCGGGTTGTTCATCGTCGCGGTCGTCGCGCTGTCCGCGATCGTGGCCGTGTGGCAGTCCGTCGAGCGGTTGGTGCACCCGCAGCCCCTGCACAACCTGGGGTGGGTCGCCGTCGCCGGCGTGATCGGCTTCGCCGGGAACGAGGCGGTTGCGGTGTACCGCATCCGCACGGGTCGGCGGATCGGCTCCGCCGCGTTGGTGGCCGACGGCGTCCACGCCCGGCTCGACGGCTTCACATCCCTCGCGGTCGTGGTCGGCGCGCTGGGCGTGCACCTCGGTGTGCCGCTCGCCGACCCCCTCGTCGGGATCGTCATCGCGGCGGCGATCCTCGTGATGCTGCGGGGGACCGTCGCCAGCATCGGCCGACGGCTCATGGACGGGATCGAGCCCGAGCTGGTCGAGCGAGCCGAGACCGCGCTCGCGCGCACGCCGGGCGTGCTCGGAGTGTCGCGCGTCCAGCTGCGGTGGGTGGGCCACCGGCTCCAGGGCACCGCCACCGTCGTCGTCGCCGACACCTCGCTGTCGGTCGCGCAGGAGATCGCCCACGACGCCGAGCATCGGCTCGCGCACGCGCTGCCGAACCTCGACGCCATGGCGATCCGCACCGCCACCACCGCGGCCGCGCTCGCGCCGCACGCGCCGCACGCGCACTGA
- a CDS encoding AfsR/SARP family transcriptional regulator, with protein MRELRVTMMGSFTLTDGREVMRYPLLHRAQSLLAIILLAPERSLLRESAAESVWPDAGADASKRAMRQALWQIHHATDAGLPESARLVLSDGEALRINPERPVLVDVDVFADAARQLRVVGPDGLTDADVARLARAAELYRGPLLAGCYDEWCLAPRARLDDRALTLLDALSRAAERQGQLDAAIGWAQRLLDVEPAHERTHRRLMRLYHRTGDRTRALRQLHRCRWTLQHELGVDPSALTEELGAAIGADLSPEAVPLERVPPERAPVLPAPTSPGGRVAALEAFRAELAAVRLSIDAIGEQLRDAPA; from the coding sequence GTGCGCGAGCTGCGAGTGACGATGATGGGGTCGTTCACCCTGACGGATGGCCGCGAGGTCATGCGCTACCCGCTGCTGCACCGGGCCCAGAGCCTGCTCGCGATCATCCTGCTAGCGCCCGAGCGCAGCCTCCTGCGCGAGAGCGCCGCCGAGTCCGTGTGGCCCGACGCCGGGGCGGACGCGTCGAAGCGCGCGATGCGGCAGGCGCTGTGGCAGATCCACCACGCGACCGACGCCGGCCTGCCCGAGAGCGCGCGCCTGGTGCTCTCCGACGGGGAGGCGCTGCGGATCAACCCCGAGCGGCCCGTGCTCGTCGACGTCGACGTCTTCGCCGACGCGGCGCGCCAGCTGCGCGTGGTCGGCCCCGACGGCCTGACAGACGCCGACGTCGCGCGCCTGGCCCGCGCCGCCGAGCTCTATCGCGGGCCGCTCCTGGCGGGCTGCTACGACGAGTGGTGCCTGGCGCCGCGCGCCCGGCTCGACGACCGGGCGCTGACCCTGCTCGACGCGCTCAGCCGCGCGGCCGAGCGCCAGGGCCAGCTGGACGCGGCGATCGGGTGGGCGCAACGGCTCCTCGACGTGGAGCCCGCGCACGAGCGCACCCATCGGCGCCTCATGCGGCTCTACCACCGCACGGGCGACCGCACGCGCGCGCTCCGGCAGCTGCACCGGTGCCGGTGGACGCTGCAGCACGAGCTCGGGGTCGATCCGTCGGCGCTGACGGAGGAGCTCGGCGCCGCGATCGGGGCGGACCTGTCGCCCGAGGCCGTGCCGCTGGAGCGGGTGCCGCCCGAGCGCGCGCCCGTCCTGCCGGCGCCGACGTCCCCCGGCGGTCGCGTCGCGGCACTTGAGGCCTTCCGGGCCGAGCTCGCCGCCGTCCGGCTGAGCATCGACGCCATCGGCGAGCAGCTGCGGGACGCGCCCGCCTGA
- a CDS encoding phage tail sheath C-terminal domain-containing protein, translating into MTETVLPGVLIEVRPEGLIVPGAITVGNVGVVGTAGKGAVGTPQLLGSYSDATGRFGAYDRWVDGASGELTLVRALEQAYRFGASTVWAVRVADSNAVAATADLASPTGPNVTVAALSPGTWGNELTVAVSTADANAVVGSEEVAGTPPTLAHSPVVHSAVNRILVRPAAGGADAVPGIVYDAAPGPTQVGVDTTTGVLTFGSAPGAGDVVLATYTVAKSAARKVTITLGVAAAEEYSVVSGDDLVADLAASSALVSGTALANSAELPDAVATTPLTGGANGAAGADYQTGLDALLGVDAHIIVAAGQDQSFGDDLAAHTAAASGDAIKRERIAVVGTALENDRATFVQDAAAHTLNSDRVILVAPGITAADRSQSPPATVTLPGAYAAAAVAGLLSSQPPHISLTNKVLAVDGLEHSFSSAELKQLVLSRLLAIESRQGFRLVRGITTSTNTAWTQITTRRIVDYAKYGVRSAATPYIGLLNNERVRGALRATLNSFLTTMVLDEMLVSYELDVHASRDDEIRGIALVDLVIRPTFSIDFIKVTMFLE; encoded by the coding sequence ATGACCGAAACAGTCCTGCCCGGCGTACTCATCGAGGTGCGCCCGGAGGGTCTCATCGTCCCCGGCGCGATCACCGTGGGAAACGTGGGGGTGGTCGGCACCGCGGGCAAGGGCGCCGTCGGGACCCCCCAGCTGCTCGGCAGCTACTCCGACGCGACCGGGCGGTTCGGCGCGTACGACCGCTGGGTCGACGGCGCGTCCGGCGAGCTGACGCTCGTGCGCGCGCTCGAGCAGGCCTACCGGTTCGGCGCCTCGACCGTCTGGGCCGTGCGCGTCGCCGACTCCAACGCCGTCGCCGCGACCGCCGACCTCGCGTCGCCCACCGGCCCGAACGTGACCGTCGCGGCGCTGTCGCCGGGCACCTGGGGCAACGAGCTCACCGTCGCGGTGAGCACGGCCGACGCCAACGCCGTGGTCGGGTCCGAGGAGGTGGCCGGGACCCCGCCGACGCTCGCGCACAGCCCCGTCGTGCACAGTGCCGTCAACCGGATCCTCGTGCGGCCGGCGGCGGGCGGCGCCGACGCCGTCCCCGGGATCGTGTACGACGCGGCCCCCGGGCCCACCCAGGTCGGGGTTGACACCACGACCGGAGTGCTGACCTTCGGCTCCGCGCCCGGGGCCGGCGACGTCGTGCTCGCCACCTACACCGTGGCCAAGTCGGCCGCACGCAAGGTGACGATCACGCTCGGCGTCGCCGCGGCGGAGGAGTACAGCGTCGTGTCGGGCGACGACCTCGTCGCGGACCTGGCGGCGAGCTCGGCCCTCGTGTCGGGCACCGCCCTCGCGAACTCCGCCGAGCTGCCCGACGCCGTCGCGACCACCCCGCTCACGGGCGGGGCCAACGGTGCGGCCGGTGCCGACTACCAGACGGGCCTCGACGCGCTCCTCGGCGTCGACGCCCACATCATCGTCGCCGCGGGGCAGGACCAGTCCTTCGGGGACGACCTCGCCGCGCACACCGCCGCCGCCTCGGGCGACGCGATCAAGCGCGAGCGGATCGCCGTCGTCGGCACGGCGCTTGAGAACGACCGGGCGACGTTCGTGCAGGACGCGGCCGCGCACACGCTCAACAGCGACCGCGTGATCCTCGTCGCCCCCGGCATCACGGCCGCCGACCGGTCCCAGTCGCCGCCGGCCACGGTCACGCTGCCCGGCGCGTACGCGGCGGCCGCCGTCGCGGGCCTGCTCTCGTCGCAGCCGCCGCACATCAGCCTGACGAACAAGGTGCTCGCCGTGGACGGCCTCGAGCACTCGTTCTCCAGCGCCGAGCTCAAGCAGCTCGTGCTCAGCCGGCTGCTCGCGATCGAGAGCCGGCAGGGCTTCCGGCTCGTGCGGGGGATCACGACGTCGACCAACACGGCCTGGACGCAGATCACCACGCGCCGCATCGTCGACTACGCGAAGTACGGCGTGCGCAGCGCGGCGACCCCCTACATCGGGCTGCTGAACAACGAGCGAGTCCGGGGGGCGCTGCGCGCGACCCTCAACAGCTTCCTCACGACGATGGTGCTCGACGAGATGCTCGTGAGCTACGAGCTCGACGTGCACGCCTCCCGCGACGACGAGATCCGGGGCATCGCCCTGGTCGACCTCGTCATCCGACCGACCTTCAGCATCGACTTCATCAAGGTGACGATGTTCCTCGAGTAA